Genomic window (Danio rerio strain Tuebingen ecotype United States chromosome 24, GRCz12tu, whole genome shotgun sequence):
gacagggaggggttttgtgctcgtgcatgttgggctcagtttcacgttcattcggatgtacaaaagaatatgcgtgagattcggcgtacgcagtgtttcatacatctgattttttttctgtgcgtacgcaatgttttagtatgatttccacgcaagtcttagtacatgaggccccaggtgtgcCCATGTAAATAGTAGCCTCATTTTGCTGTTATTTTCTGACAAGAGTGTCACCGATGTCTGTTATGCTGCTGTAGCTTATTTGTTTCAAGGTTACATGTTCTGTATGTTCTAAGATGCTTTTCTACAGGCCTTacttgtaacaagtggttatttgagttaatgttgcctttctatcagctcgaccAGGTTATGACATCACTAAGACATTTTGCTCACATAACAGATGGCCACTGAAAATTTTGTCTTCTTTGGACCAATTTTGTAAACATTAGAGATGGCAGTACATGAAAATCCAACTTAGCCTCATTgtaaaaacatagccctatattcatttctggagattgcgaattatgtagccacacgttcgtatggctgcattttgtctttaaaacgaacaataTGGCGTGGTATGACGATGTTCCTTTTCCCGCTTACCTACTGAAAGATTACCTCTGGATGaatggctttcccactgttaccagtttttgcagttagctcgccatatacatcggcggacttcagatgcagttagtcattcagtcagtcgacagtggcctcttgtggatttacgcgagaacagcaggcacgaatggcactcgtgagagaattTCGGGATCTCAAAAATCATACACAGTGGCTTCTGGTGGACTCgtgaaaacaaaatctgcaaaaaaacatagctcccaGGATCTAATTGGTGCTCTCCTGAAATCTATATAgtagtacattttcagaatgagcctgaagtacttcagcatttttttaaatactcaggccagcctgtctggcatcaacaacaatGATGTTCAGAGTCactaaaatcacctttcttcaccTCTCCAAGGCTTGCTTTAATCTTCAGCAGATTTTCTTGCTCACGTCTATATGctgaaatgcattgagttgctgccatgtgattggctgattatacaTTTATGTTAATGAGTGCTGAGTGCCTTTATATGTTAGCGAGGGGGTCAAAGCAATCTTTAAGTTTATGCAACAGATATAAAAACAGAACAGCACAATCTATCAATCTTTACTACATGTTCTATAAACGTTTGCACTATTATTAAAGCTTATTTTCTGTGCTGCAGAGCAGAGAACTACTGGTGGAGGGGTCAGAACAGACAGACCATGAAGGTGGGACAGTTCCCCAGGAATGTAGTGACCTCTGTGGCCGGTCTATCTGCTCAGGACATCAGCCGACCTCTCAAGCACAGTTTCATCCACACAGGCCATGGAGACACTGACCCACACCGTAGCTGGGGTGCCCCTGATAAGATTGATGAGTAAGATGCAATAATCATACACATCTTTTGCTAGAAGGCCCCATGGATTTTTTCTTAACATGTGTTTACCACTAGAGAGAAGCAATGTATTGTTCTAAACCAATAGTTCTCCACTGTTTTTTACTCTCTTGTCCTACACAACACTGTTGTCCTACACAACTCTGTATTCTAAGGCTGTCTATTGCAAAATAGGATATTTCTTGTATTctagaaattatatttatttgattatgcACCTCTTATACTTtgtgtgcagtctgtaccttggTAATCCCATGGATCCTCCAGATGTTCTTGGGTTGGATTCAAATACAGCCAAGCCCACTAAGCTACCAAACCGGGCTAAAAGTAAGCAAATACTTGAAGTTTTTGAGCTGGACTTCTTCAGACGCTCTTATTCCGATTTGTTCTGTTCTTCAAATTCATTCACTCCGTTACTGTCTTTTATTTCTGATCTTTACCTGCTTTAACTTTTGCATCAGAACAACCTCCTCCTAGACCTCCTAAACCAGCTGTTCTTCTTAAGAGTAAGATCAGTTTCTATTCTTTTGTGAATCACTGCATAACAAGAACAATTTTTCTAAAATGTTGCCTAATGGCTTATTCACAGAACCATTTTATGACTCTGTcctggatgatgatgatgatgatgatctgaTAGTGACAGGTGTGAAGAAGCTCTCACTTAAGACTCCTACATACCTGGGTTTACGCCTTCGCCCATGGGAAAGCACTAGTCCGAGTGACCGCCTTTGTGAAGTCTCCCTTATTGACTTTGGGGATGATAGTTTCAGCTCAACATCGCCCTCTCCCATTACCGAGATTCCCAATCCTAGCACAGCGAAACCACCTTTGTCCTATGCCGCTTCCATCTTGGATATGGCACCACCCCAGAGCCCAAATCAAGCCTTACCCAACCCCATGCACCCTACTCCTGTGGTAGACTGGGACATGCGGCCCCTGCCTCCTCTCCCGGCATATGATGAGGTGGCCATTGAGTGTGCAGAGCAGGAAGACATAGAAGTGAGCTCCATAAATGCATCTGCAGCCCAGGAAGACGCTGTATATGAACAGACCCCATCAGAAGAAGACATTAATAATGATGGTAAACGGAACGTGGAGGATAACCTCTTTCTTCCATCAAAGCGTCCTGAGGAATCCCACTCGTTTTCACAATCAGCAGATATCTTCAAGGAACTTCAAAGAGAGGTGATGGTAAAGCTTCGGGTCCCTCCAAGTGGGCGTTCTCTACCTTCTTCACCCCTCCCGACTCCTTCAGTTCTCACCCCACACCGTCAGATAATCCTTCCATCCTCTTATGAGGACAAGCCTCAGATCCCTCCAAGAATCCCTATTCCACCTATGCGGCCTTCAAAGAGGACAGGAATATATGGCAGCAGACTGTCTGTTTCTCTTGGAGAAAATGAAGATGGGAGCCGTTGTCCACCCCAAATACCCCCGCGGGATCATGCTCTATCTCAGCCCAATTCTCGGGCACCAAGTCCTATGGTGCCTCAAAGCGGCTCTCCTCAACAAAGATCCAGCCTGTGCTGTGTTGGATCATTGGGCTCCTGCTTGTCTCCATCATCATATTCTTCTGCACCATCCAGCTCGTCCACCACATCTTCCACATCCACCACTACTAGTTCTCAATATGGATCTACTGAAGTGAGCCAAAATCCAGCCAAGAGTCCTTGCATCCTGCCAATTGTTCACGGTGGTGTAAAGGCCAGCAGCACTCATTACTACTTGCTACCTGAGAAACCGGCATACTTGGACAAGTATGAGAAGTTCTTTAATTCGGAGGGAAACGATGAGAAAAGGACTACAAATATGGCTACTGTGAGACCCATGGTTCAGCAGCAAGGCAACAAATCCAATGCTTCCCCTAGCCACACCAGTAACAGTGGGACCTCCAGCAGTCTGGCTTGGCCAAGCAGCTCCCAAGCAGGTTCTTACAGCCGTGTCACGCTGCAACAAGTGAGCAATCTGTTACCAGACATATGGGATGGGTAATATCATATTGTTTGCAGTATACAATTAAAACCACAACAACAATGTATtacttattataataataatgatcaaaaCTATAACTGGTCTGTGCAATGACCAAgttaagg
Coding sequences:
- the tnk2a gene encoding activated CDC42 kinase 1 isoform X2, producing the protein MAALSDYQRHYNVKDEPDMQSDEGTEWLLELLTDVQLQQYFQRIRDELNVTRLSHFDYVKTEDLEKIGMGRPGQRRLWEAVKRRRAMCKRKSWMSKVFTGKRPDSDSQTPEVFRSSSPSSAPPDGQPTDLTCLISERDLTLYEKLGDGSFGVVKRGEWQAPSGRVLSVAVKCLKTDLLDQGEGLDDFIREVNAMHSLNHHNLIRLYGCVLTHPMKMVTELAPLGSLLDRLRKRQGHILISVLCHYTVQIACGMAYLESRRFIHRDLAARNILLASNDLIKIGDFGLMRALPKNDDHYVMQEHHKVPFAWCAPESLKTRTFSHASDTWMFGVTLWEMFTHGQEPWVGLNGSQILHKIDREGERLIKPEDCPQDIYNVMLQCWSPKPEDRPTFVSLRDFLVETMPTDMRALQDFDEPDKLKIHANDIITIIEGRAENYWWRGQNRQTMKVGQFPRNVVTSVAGLSAQDISRPLKHSFIHTGHGDTDPHRSWGAPDKIDDLYLGNPMDPPDVLGLDSNTAKPTKLPNRAKKQPPPRPPKPAVLLKKPFYDSVLDDDDDDDLIVTGVKKLSLKTPTYLGLRLRPWESTSPSDRLCEVSLIDFGDDSFSSTSPSPITEIPNPSTAKPPLSYAASILDMAPPQSPNQALPNPMHPTPVVDWDMRPLPPLPAYDEVAIECAEQEDIEVSSINASAAQEDAVYEQTPSEEDINNDGKRNVEDNLFLPSKRPEESHSFSQSADIFKELQREVMVKLRVPPSGRSLPSSPLPTPSVLTPHRQIILPSSYEDKPQIPPRIPIPPMRPSKRTGIYGSRLSVSLGENEDGSRCPPQIPPRDHALSQPNSRAPSPMVPQSGSPQQRSSLCCVGSLGSCLSPSSYSSAPSSSSTTSSTSTTTSSQYGSTEVSQNPAKSPCILPIVHGGVKASSTHYYLLPEKPAYLDKYEKFFNSEGNDEKRTTNMATVRPMVQQQGNKSNASPSHTSNSGTSSSLAWPSSSQAGSYSRVTLQQVQEAVHGVTVEECQTALQAHNWNAQEAVKYLKVEQLFRLGLKTRPECMETLQRCGWNLEQASTQMLDSYGPSRHRF
- the tnk2a gene encoding activated CDC42 kinase 1 isoform X1, encoding MAALSDYQRHYNVKDEPDMQSDEGTEWLLELLTDVQLQQYFQRIRDELNVTRLSHFDYVKTEDLEKIGMGRPGQRRLWEAVKRRRAMCKRKSWMSKSLCLGQQVFTGKRPDSDSQTPEVFRSSSPSSAPPDGQPTDLTCLISERDLTLYEKLGDGSFGVVKRGEWQAPSGRVLSVAVKCLKTDLLDQGEGLDDFIREVNAMHSLNHHNLIRLYGCVLTHPMKMVTELAPLGSLLDRLRKRQGHILISVLCHYTVQIACGMAYLESRRFIHRDLAARNILLASNDLIKIGDFGLMRALPKNDDHYVMQEHHKVPFAWCAPESLKTRTFSHASDTWMFGVTLWEMFTHGQEPWVGLNGSQILHKIDREGERLIKPEDCPQDIYNVMLQCWSPKPEDRPTFVSLRDFLVETMPTDMRALQDFDEPDKLKIHANDIITIIEGRAENYWWRGQNRQTMKVGQFPRNVVTSVAGLSAQDISRPLKHSFIHTGHGDTDPHRSWGAPDKIDDLYLGNPMDPPDVLGLDSNTAKPTKLPNRAKKQPPPRPPKPAVLLKKPFYDSVLDDDDDDDLIVTGVKKLSLKTPTYLGLRLRPWESTSPSDRLCEVSLIDFGDDSFSSTSPSPITEIPNPSTAKPPLSYAASILDMAPPQSPNQALPNPMHPTPVVDWDMRPLPPLPAYDEVAIECAEQEDIEVSSINASAAQEDAVYEQTPSEEDINNDGKRNVEDNLFLPSKRPEESHSFSQSADIFKELQREVMVKLRVPPSGRSLPSSPLPTPSVLTPHRQIILPSSYEDKPQIPPRIPIPPMRPSKRTGIYGSRLSVSLGENEDGSRCPPQIPPRDHALSQPNSRAPSPMVPQSGSPQQRSSLCCVGSLGSCLSPSSYSSAPSSSSTTSSTSTTTSSQYGSTEVSQNPAKSPCILPIVHGGVKASSTHYYLLPEKPAYLDKYEKFFNSEGNDEKRTTNMATVRPMVQQQGNKSNASPSHTSNSGTSSSLAWPSSSQAGSYSRVTLQQVQEAVHGVTVEECQTALQAHNWNAQEAVKYLKVEQLFRLGLKTRPECMETLQRCGWNLEQASTQMLDSYGPSRHRF
- the tnk2a gene encoding activated CDC42 kinase 1 isoform X3, which gives rise to MQSDEGTEWLLELLTDVQLQQYFQRIRDELNVTRLSHFDYVKTEDLEKIGMGRPGQRRLWEAVKRRRAMCKRKSWMSKSLCLGQQVFTGKRPDSDSQTPEVFRSSSPSSAPPDGQPTDLTCLISERDLTLYEKLGDGSFGVVKRGEWQAPSGRVLSVAVKCLKTDLLDQGEGLDDFIREVNAMHSLNHHNLIRLYGCVLTHPMKMVTELAPLGSLLDRLRKRQGHILISVLCHYTVQIACGMAYLESRRFIHRDLAARNILLASNDLIKIGDFGLMRALPKNDDHYVMQEHHKVPFAWCAPESLKTRTFSHASDTWMFGVTLWEMFTHGQEPWVGLNGSQILHKIDREGERLIKPEDCPQDIYNVMLQCWSPKPEDRPTFVSLRDFLVETMPTDMRALQDFDEPDKLKIHANDIITIIEGRAENYWWRGQNRQTMKVGQFPRNVVTSVAGLSAQDISRPLKHSFIHTGHGDTDPHRSWGAPDKIDDLYLGNPMDPPDVLGLDSNTAKPTKLPNRAKKQPPPRPPKPAVLLKKPFYDSVLDDDDDDDLIVTGVKKLSLKTPTYLGLRLRPWESTSPSDRLCEVSLIDFGDDSFSSTSPSPITEIPNPSTAKPPLSYAASILDMAPPQSPNQALPNPMHPTPVVDWDMRPLPPLPAYDEVAIECAEQEDIEVSSINASAAQEDAVYEQTPSEEDINNDGKRNVEDNLFLPSKRPEESHSFSQSADIFKELQREVMVKLRVPPSGRSLPSSPLPTPSVLTPHRQIILPSSYEDKPQIPPRIPIPPMRPSKRTGIYGSRLSVSLGENEDGSRCPPQIPPRDHALSQPNSRAPSPMVPQSGSPQQRSSLCCVGSLGSCLSPSSYSSAPSSSSTTSSTSTTTSSQYGSTEVSQNPAKSPCILPIVHGGVKASSTHYYLLPEKPAYLDKYEKFFNSEGNDEKRTTNMATVRPMVQQQGNKSNASPSHTSNSGTSSSLAWPSSSQAGSYSRVTLQQVQEAVHGVTVEECQTALQAHNWNAQEAVKYLKVEQLFRLGLKTRPECMETLQRCGWNLEQASTQMLDSYGPSRHRF
- the tnk2a gene encoding activated CDC42 kinase 1 isoform X4: MQSDEGTEWLLELLTDVQLQQYFQRIRDELNVTRLSHFDYVKTEDLEKIGMGRPGQRRLWEAVKRRRAMCKRKSWMSKVFTGKRPDSDSQTPEVFRSSSPSSAPPDGQPTDLTCLISERDLTLYEKLGDGSFGVVKRGEWQAPSGRVLSVAVKCLKTDLLDQGEGLDDFIREVNAMHSLNHHNLIRLYGCVLTHPMKMVTELAPLGSLLDRLRKRQGHILISVLCHYTVQIACGMAYLESRRFIHRDLAARNILLASNDLIKIGDFGLMRALPKNDDHYVMQEHHKVPFAWCAPESLKTRTFSHASDTWMFGVTLWEMFTHGQEPWVGLNGSQILHKIDREGERLIKPEDCPQDIYNVMLQCWSPKPEDRPTFVSLRDFLVETMPTDMRALQDFDEPDKLKIHANDIITIIEGRAENYWWRGQNRQTMKVGQFPRNVVTSVAGLSAQDISRPLKHSFIHTGHGDTDPHRSWGAPDKIDDLYLGNPMDPPDVLGLDSNTAKPTKLPNRAKKQPPPRPPKPAVLLKKPFYDSVLDDDDDDDLIVTGVKKLSLKTPTYLGLRLRPWESTSPSDRLCEVSLIDFGDDSFSSTSPSPITEIPNPSTAKPPLSYAASILDMAPPQSPNQALPNPMHPTPVVDWDMRPLPPLPAYDEVAIECAEQEDIEVSSINASAAQEDAVYEQTPSEEDINNDGKRNVEDNLFLPSKRPEESHSFSQSADIFKELQREVMVKLRVPPSGRSLPSSPLPTPSVLTPHRQIILPSSYEDKPQIPPRIPIPPMRPSKRTGIYGSRLSVSLGENEDGSRCPPQIPPRDHALSQPNSRAPSPMVPQSGSPQQRSSLCCVGSLGSCLSPSSYSSAPSSSSTTSSTSTTTSSQYGSTEVSQNPAKSPCILPIVHGGVKASSTHYYLLPEKPAYLDKYEKFFNSEGNDEKRTTNMATVRPMVQQQGNKSNASPSHTSNSGTSSSLAWPSSSQAGSYSRVTLQQVQEAVHGVTVEECQTALQAHNWNAQEAVKYLKVEQLFRLGLKTRPECMETLQRCGWNLEQASTQMLDSYGPSRHRF